From one Erinaceus europaeus chromosome 4, mEriEur2.1, whole genome shotgun sequence genomic stretch:
- the LOC132538061 gene encoding peptidyl-prolyl cis-trans isomerase A — MVNPTVFFDIAVDGEPLGRVSFELFADKVPKTAENFRALSTGEKGFGYKGSCFHRVIPGFMCQGGDFTRHNGTGGKSIYGEKFEDENFILKHTGPGILSMANAGPNTNGSQFFICTVKTEWLDGKHVVFGRVKEGMNVVQAMEGFGSKNGKTSKKITIADCGQI, encoded by the coding sequence ATGGTCAACCCCACCGTGTTCTTCGACATCGCCGTCGACGGCGAGCCCCTGGGCCGCGTCTCCTTCGAGCTGTTTGCAGACAAAGTTCCGAAGACCGCAGAAAACTTTCGCGCTCTGAGCACTGGAGAGAAAGGGTTTGGTTATAAGGGTTCCTGCTTTCACAGAGTTATCCCTGGATTTATGTGCCAGGGTGGTGACTTCACACGCCATAATGGCACCGGAGGCAAGTCTATCTATGGGGAGAAATTTGAGGATGAGAATTTCATCCTGAAGCATACAGGCCCAGGCATCTTGTCAATGGCAAATGCTGGACCCAACACAAACGGTTCCcagttcttcatctgcactgttaaGACCGAATGGTTGGATGGCAAGCATGTGGTCTTCGGCAGAGTGAAGGAGGGTATGAATGTTGTGCAGGCCATGGAGGGTTTTGGCTCCAAGAATGGCAAGACCAGCAAGAAGATCACCATTGCTGACTGTGGACAAATCTAA